The following proteins are co-located in the Brevibacillus laterosporus DSM 25 genome:
- a CDS encoding YiiX/YebB-like N1pC/P60 family cysteine hydrolase, whose amino-acid sequence MVKKRLLMFLMSVSLIFTGALGVSASETEGQKINKPEDVPVEATYPNSRVEIKPGDILITSNTISKGLTGHAAIVVDTENVVEILGTGYNPEKNSIKSFFRKNVGKKYGTKVVRHNRTKIRNQAADWADWYVRKYSDVEYAISDLYNYKYKTYCSKIVWNAYYFGADVRLNTSTTYVPGPGGTSPIKLEIAAPYDLEDSSDVTTVLTQGNF is encoded by the coding sequence ATGGTTAAGAAAAGATTACTTATGTTTTTGATGTCAGTCTCACTCATATTTACTGGGGCTTTAGGTGTGTCAGCTTCTGAAACAGAAGGTCAGAAAATCAATAAGCCAGAGGATGTTCCAGTCGAAGCAACATATCCAAATTCAAGAGTTGAGATTAAGCCAGGGGATATTCTTATAACAAGCAATACCATTTCCAAAGGACTTACTGGTCATGCTGCCATTGTTGTAGATACAGAAAATGTTGTTGAAATACTAGGAACAGGGTATAATCCGGAAAAAAATTCAATTAAGAGTTTTTTCAGAAAAAATGTAGGTAAAAAATATGGGACGAAAGTAGTTCGGCATAATCGAACCAAGATTCGGAACCAGGCAGCAGATTGGGCAGACTGGTATGTAAGAAAATATTCAGATGTAGAATATGCCATCTCTGATTTATACAATTATAAGTACAAAACATATTGCTCAAAAATTGTATGGAATGCATACTATTTTGGTGCGGATGTTCGATTGAATACATCTACGACATATGTACCTGGGCCAGGGGGTACATCTCCAATTAAACTAGAAATCGCTGCTCCTTACGATCTGGAAGACAGTTCAGATGTGACCACTGTACTTACTCAAGGCAATTTCTAA
- a CDS encoding DUF3139 domain-containing protein: MKKIFLSVITLVIAFLVIYNFEWLIGGYSYKKEEMKSQIEAYLINEKKYKKSDITEIRVDYLSKFGTYGARVIFSDEKDKTYGYRVIDGEVMQTGYGASKYKKDDLSDETKHKEP; this comes from the coding sequence TTGAAAAAAATATTTTTGTCTGTTATAACCTTAGTGATTGCATTTTTAGTTATTTATAATTTTGAGTGGCTTATTGGCGGTTACTCATACAAGAAAGAAGAAATGAAAAGTCAAATAGAAGCCTACCTTATAAATGAAAAAAAGTACAAAAAAAGTGATATTACAGAAATTAGGGTTGATTATCTAAGTAAGTTCGGTACGTATGGTGCTAGAGTCATTTTTAGCGATGAGAAAGATAAAACCTATGGCTATAGAGTTATTGATGGAGAGGTCATGCAAACAGGTTATGGAGCTTCTAAGTATAAAAAAGATGATTTAAGTGATGAAACAAAACATAAGGAACCATAA